The following coding sequences lie in one Acropora palmata chromosome 3, jaAcrPala1.3, whole genome shotgun sequence genomic window:
- the LOC141877834 gene encoding uncharacterized protein LOC141877834 produces MAAAPSPLASSEEKTNGAKLNRLLVDGGTKVLRDIFDHYHPPACLAADLNANCNYRILDDLFYNRILTPHQWDKLFPPGRGSPNSNSFDITLLFLLLTNICGLKRPYTGWHANPRSRDTSLEANLARVKYFRNVLCHITTTGVNTKTFLRQWKEISGALVNLGLDQAEIDRLKAERCGEKDYLKVLRDWADSEEDIKSQMKELRQTLTETQRTVEEMHLTLHCSKTKLEELCQAQREDRQLFQESRQTQNMTYEAVGELRENQTKTGQALENVQADVQEMKQTISCLEGKQKEDTVDEILQELAMSEFKGDIQHHAGRFQEGTREWIFAKVEKWLDNRKTQNRVMVISGNAGMGKTVISAVICQRMQQAGRLSGSHFCQHNNIRYKNPQLMLQSLACHLSHALPEYKTVLVETLSRNVGRELNNMGVEELFALLFKEPLSSVCDPGHNMLMVIDGLDESEFKGRNELLDVIANHFCKLPVWIRFLVTTRPERNITEKLKLLKPFLLEPTDEMNLEDIKTFFERQLQPAVKPDNFESTIKMLVAKSEGLMLYAYFLVLYFKEKASSLHQANFDVSLPLGISSVYHTYFKRLENELITELGIKEEKFLDLLCCLCASREPLPIDLVSKVLLPSTDSPFARRKVLKALSSVSSLLPIRSGCLHVIHKSVKDWLTDTSCYGEHDFLMDEEVGHELLGKLCAQELDDLKAKGVHKVQFTIAQKYALYHGARHLLHLDENRRQPKLDELAKKYVLDLELLFARVCVNNSKATEDLFWLHDEGISSLLPEDSRSILRTLMILLRKHHRRLISHPGVFLQAVLNEGGTVLSCVAANLLRSKYPEISCMEFVLKNTQEESVLARFCCSSPVVCLDVSKGLDYMVCECADGTLQLWSLENGKLVWTRPVKEAKSLDRLLTLRSLRPLSLYRSVVFHPAENLVLPGILSHGYATDGEFKPLFPQSGCIFTVCSISGDMTKMLTDCPDNKKCLVLWSLTEGSEIARFFTDEAVESFAWSPNGRLIAVSFGTRISLIDATNGFRTLVQKEVPGVCGLIKFSSDQKALFAFSWDFEEKLSYRFNINMMGNLSFSLDLSKDDGDCFESQCDCGFLSGDLTLTSVGDFSFNFRLNKQTVLKFCPGTTTIEMLNANVAPIKPAAYGSTQDLVLSVNGDILFVFSGRRSPFADHVEVWDTSSGKLVIKKKMEQMGSNSGGEAVRDGVLFACRQSFGNSVELWDSKLAACTYRWTNLGEIIRTIPISETQVALIEGEGVVWNERENKMTILDTSNRSVVASIALDYRRNVVACNSKCQVVTASGHTLQCSDGTSVLWETDLGLPAHNSDDYCYCRFCGIVSPAEKYLLIWAQGPTTDNCRYLLDACSGTFLSTLLKGRTDVADCKFISDVECVMLCFKRSWRMEEVRLELHNALSGDILTVLDLDYPLDLTLAAVCPRNRFIAVELLKPSRSSSKFKFIRAWPSERKVCGNNER; encoded by the coding sequence ATGGCTGCAGCACCATCACCTTTGGCAAGCAGCGAAGAAAAAACTAACGGAGCCAAGCTTAATCGTCTACTGGTTGATGGTGGAACAAAAGTCTTGAGAGACATTTTTGATCATTATCACCCACCAGCATGCTTGGCTGCAGACCTGAATGCCAATTGCAATTACCGAATTCTTGATGATCTCTTTTACAACAGAATTCTGACTCCACATCAGTGGGACAAACTGTTCCCACCAGGGCGTGGTTCCCCTAACTCCAACTCTTTTGATATAACTCTGCTTTTTCTTCTGCTGACCAACATTTGTGGACTCAAACGTCCATATACAGGGTGGCATGCCAACCCACGCTCTAGGGACACTTCCCTTGAGGCAAACCTTGCCCGAGTGAAGTATTTCCGTAATGTCTTGTGTCATATCACTACCACTGGCGTTAATACAAAAACTTTCTTGCGCCAGTGGAAGGAAATCAGTGGCGCTCTCGTGAACCTTGGGTTGGATCAGGCGGAAATAGATAGGTTGAAGGCGGAACGTTGCGGAGAAAAGGATTATCTTAAGGTGTTACGTGACTGGGCTGATAGTGAAGAGGACATTAAATCACAGATGAAGGAGCTGCGTCAAACACTGACTGAAACACAACGAACTGTTGAGGAAATGCATCTTACCCTCCATTGTAGCAAAACAAAGCTGGAAGAATTGTGTCAGGCCCAACGTGAAGACCGTCAATTGTTTCAGGAGTCTCGTCAGACCCAAAACATGACCTATGAAGCTGTTGGAGAACTTCGTGAGAATCAGACCAAAACAGGCCAAGCTTTGGAAAACGTCCAAGCAGATGTGCAAGAAATGAAGCAGACAATAAGCTGTTTGGAAGGTAAACAAAAAGAGGACACAGTAGACGAGATCCTTCAAGAACTTGCAATGTCAGAGTTTAAAGGAGACATTCAGCATCACGCTGGACGATTTCAAGAAGGCACTCGTGAGTGGATCTTCGCCAAAGTTGAGAAGTGGTTGGATAACAGAAAGACTCAAAACCGTGTGATGGTTATCAGTGGAAATGCGGGGATGGGGAAAACGGTGATCTCTGCTGTAATTTGCCAAAGAATGCAACAAGCTGGGAGATTGTCAGGGAGCCACTTCTGTCAGCATAATAACATTCGTTACAAAAATCCGCAGCTCATGCTGCAATCGTTGGCGTGTCACTTGAGTCATGCCCTACCAGAGTACAAAACAGTTCTCGTGGAAACGCTGTCAAGAAATGTGGGCAGAGAACTCAATAACATGGGTGTGGAAGAACTGTTCGCTCTCCTATTCAAAGAACCTTTAAGCTCTGTGTGTGATCCCGGACATAATATGCTTATGGTAATAGACGGTTTGGATGAAAGTGAGTTTAAAGGACGTAATGAGCTGCTTGATGTAATTGCCAACCACTTTTGTAAATTACCAGTTTGGATTCGATTTCTTGTAACCACTCGTCCAGAGCGGAACATTACGGAGAAACTGAAATTATTAAAGCCGTTTCTACTTGAACCTACTGACGAGATGAACTTAGAAGACATAAAAACATTCTTTGAAAGGCAGCTACAACCTGCAGTAAAACCCGATAATTTCGAGTCTACTATTAAAATGCTTGTAGCAAAGTCTGAAGGACTCATGCTGTATGCttactttcttgttttgtatttcaagGAGAAGGCTTCCTCCCTACACCAAGCAAATTTTGATGTCAGTTTGCCTTTGGGGATCTCGTCAGTGTATCATACGTACTTCAAGCGATTAGAAAATGAACTTATCACGGAGCTTGGCatcaaagaagagaaattcttagatcttctttgttgtctttgtGCTTCAAGGGAGCCTTTGCCAATTGActtagtttctaaagttttacTACCAAGCACGGACTCACCTTTTGCAAGAAGGAAAGTTCTGAAAGCACTTAGCAGTGTTTCGTCACTTCTTCCCATCCGGAGCGGGTGTCTTCACGTGATTCACAAGTCTGTTAAAGACTGGCTGACAGATACATCCTGCTATGGGGAACACGATTTCCTCATGGACGAGGAAGTGGGCCATGAGTTACTTGGAAAACTCTGTGCGCAGGAGCTTGATGATTTGAAAGCGAAAGGTGTGCATAAAGTACAATTCACCATTGCCCAAAAGTATGCTCTTTATCATGGCGCTCGGCATTTGTTGCACTTAGATGAAAATAGAAGACAACCAAAGCTAGATGAATTGGCGAAGAAGTATGTGCTAGACTTGGAGCTTTTGTTTGCAAGAGTCTGTGTAAACAATTCGAAGGCAACGGAAGACCTCTTCTGGCTTCATGATGAGGGCATTTCTTCACTATTGCCTGAGGACAGTCGTAGTATCCTCAGGACTCTGATGATTCTTTTGAGGAAGCACCACCGTAGATTAATCAGTCATCCTGGTGTATTTTTGCAAGCCGTGCTAAATGAAGGGGGAACAGTTCTGTCCTGTGTTGCTGCGAACCTTCTTAGGAGCAAGTATCCTGAAATTTCATGTATGGAGTTTGTCCTCAAGAATACGCAGGAGGAATCCGTTTTAGCCAGATTCTGTTGTTCGAGTCCGGTTGTTTGTTTGGATGTCTCAAAGGGCTTGGATTACATGGTGTGTGAATGTGCAGACGGAACGCTTCAGCTGTGGTCACTTGAGAATGGCAAGTTAGTATGGACACGCCCTGTCAAGGAAGCGAAATCTCTCGATCGACTTCTAACATTACGATCCCTACGCCCATTGTCATTGTACCGCTCTGTAGTGTTTCACCCTGCTGAGAACCTTGTTTTGCCAGGAATCTTAAGCCATGGATACGCCACTGATGGAGAGTTCAAACCACTTTTTCCTCAAAGTGGCTGCATTTTCACGGTGTGTTCAATTTCTGGAGACATGACTAAAATGCTAACTGATTGTCCTGACAATAAGAAATGCCTTGTCTTGTGGAGTCTGACGGAGGGATCAGAGATCGCACGTTTCTTCACAGATGAAGCCGTTGAATCTTTTGCTTGGTCCCCAAATGGAAGGCTAATAGCAGTTTCCTTTGGTACAAGAATTTCTTTGATTGATGCAACAAATGGCTTTCGGACACTAGTACAAAAGGAGGTCCCAGGGGTGTGTGGGCTGATTAAATTTTCTTCTGACCAAAAAGCTCTTTTTGCTTTCTCGTGGGATTTCGAGGAGAAGCTCTCTTACCGTTTCAATATCAATATGATGGGTAACCTTAGCTTTTCTCTAGATCTTTCTAAGGATGATGGTGATTGTTTTGAATCGCAATGTGATTGTGGCTTTCTCTCTGGCGATTTGACTCTTACTTCAGTGGgggatttttcatttaattttcgcttaaacaaacaaactgttCTGAAGTTTTGTCCTGGAACGACTACCATTGAAATGTTGAATGCGAATGTAGCACCCATCAAACCTGCCGCCTATGGGAGTACCCAAGATCTGGTATTGTCTGTGAATGGAGAcatcttgtttgttttcagcgGTCGACGTTCTCCGTTTGCAGATCATGTCGAGGTTTGGGACACGTCAAGTGGGAAACtagtaataaagaaaaagatggaACAGATGGGTTCCAACTCAGGTGGTGAAGCTGTGAGGgatggtgttttgtttgcatgcCGTCAGAGCTTTGGCAACTCTGTTGAGCTTTGGGATTCGAAATTGGCTGCGTGTACCTATCGATGGACCAATTTAGGTGAAATCATACGGACTATTCCCATATCAGAGACACAAGTGGCATTGATAGAAGGTGAAGGAGTGGTATGGAATGAACGAGAGAATAAAATGACAATCCTGGATACAAGTAATAGAAGTGTTGTGGCATCAATCGCTCTTGATTACCGCAGAAACGTCGTTGCATGCAATAGCAAATGTCAGGTCGTAACAGCCAGTGGACACACTCTTCAGTGTTCGGATGGAACATCTGTACTGTGGGAAACTGACCTTGGTCTGCCTGCACACAATTCAGATGATTACTGCTATTGCCGTTTCTGTGGCATAGTTTCTCCTGCAGAAAAATATCTGTTGATTTGGGCGCAAGGCCCAACAACTGATAATTGTCGTTACTTACTCGATGCATGCTCAGGCACTTTTCTCAGCACTTTGTTGAAAGGCCGCACTGATGTCGCCGATTGCAAATTTATCAGTGACGTGGAGTGTGTTATGCTCTGCTTTAAAAGGAGTTGGCGTATGGAAGAGGTTCGTCTTGAGTTGCATAATGCCCTGTCTGGTGATATACTGACGGTTTTAGATCTGG